The following are from one region of the Microbacterium paraoxydans genome:
- a CDS encoding NAD(P)-binding domain-containing protein, which yields MTNSERVAIIGAGPSGMAQLRAFESAARAGAEIPELVCFEKQADWGGQWNYTWRTGLDEYGEPVHSSMYRNLWSNGPKEALEFADYTFDEHFGRPISSYPPRPVLWDYIAGRLAKTQVRDLIRFETAVRWVEFDEEREVFRLTSEHLPTGRTTTEEFDRVVVASGHFSFPNVPHFDGIETFPGSVAHAHDFRGAEALAGRDVLVIGSSYSAEDIGSQAFKMGARSVTASYRTAPMGYDWPEGFEERPCVERFEGRTVHFADGTSKEVDAVILCTGYLHKYPFLPAELALSSPNNVYPDGLYRGVLWQGNPRLAYLGAQDQWFTFNMFDAQAWFVRDVILGRIALPDEGERAASIAAWRKRFAEIDSAATEIRFQADYIRDLLECTDYPAFDLDRVVEIFLAWKHDKKADIMGYRDRVYPSVMTGTLAAAHHTPWLDELDDSLERYLEADALLV from the coding sequence GTGACGAACAGTGAACGAGTAGCGATCATCGGCGCCGGCCCCTCGGGGATGGCGCAGCTGCGGGCCTTCGAGTCCGCGGCCCGTGCGGGGGCGGAGATCCCCGAACTGGTCTGCTTCGAGAAGCAGGCCGACTGGGGCGGCCAGTGGAACTACACCTGGCGCACCGGGCTGGACGAGTACGGCGAGCCCGTGCACTCCAGCATGTACCGCAACCTGTGGTCGAACGGCCCGAAGGAGGCCCTGGAGTTCGCCGACTACACCTTCGACGAGCACTTCGGACGGCCGATCTCGTCGTACCCGCCGCGTCCGGTGCTGTGGGACTACATCGCCGGGCGTCTCGCGAAGACGCAGGTGCGCGACCTCATCCGTTTCGAGACCGCGGTGCGCTGGGTGGAGTTCGACGAGGAGCGTGAGGTGTTCCGCCTCACCAGCGAGCACCTGCCCACCGGACGCACGACCACGGAGGAGTTCGACCGGGTCGTCGTGGCCAGCGGTCACTTCTCCTTCCCGAACGTGCCGCACTTCGACGGCATCGAGACCTTCCCCGGATCCGTCGCCCACGCGCACGACTTCCGGGGCGCGGAGGCCCTCGCCGGGCGGGACGTGCTCGTGATCGGGTCGAGCTACTCGGCGGAGGACATCGGCAGCCAGGCGTTCAAGATGGGCGCCCGCTCGGTCACCGCGAGCTACCGGACCGCGCCGATGGGATACGACTGGCCGGAGGGCTTCGAGGAGCGTCCGTGCGTCGAGCGCTTCGAGGGCCGTACCGTGCACTTCGCCGACGGCACCTCGAAGGAGGTGGACGCGGTCATCCTCTGCACCGGCTACCTGCACAAGTACCCGTTCCTGCCCGCGGAGCTCGCCCTGTCCTCGCCGAACAACGTCTACCCCGACGGGCTGTACCGGGGGGTGCTCTGGCAGGGCAACCCGCGCCTGGCCTACCTCGGCGCGCAGGACCAGTGGTTCACCTTCAACATGTTCGACGCGCAGGCCTGGTTCGTGCGCGACGTCATCCTCGGCCGGATCGCCCTCCCCGACGAGGGCGAGCGTGCCGCGTCCATCGCCGCGTGGCGGAAGCGGTTCGCTGAGATCGACTCGGCGGCGACAGAGATCCGCTTCCAGGCCGACTACATCCGCGACCTGCTGGAGTGCACCGACTATCCGGCGTTCGACCTCGATCGCGTCGTGGAGATCTTCCTCGCCTGGAAGCACGACAAGAAGGCCGACATCATGGGCTACCGCGACCGCGTGTACCCCTCGGTCATGACCGGGACGCTCGCCGCCGCACACCACACCCCGTGGCTGGACGAGCTCGACGACTCCCTCGAGCGCTATCTCGAGGCCGACGCGCTCCTCGTCTGA
- a CDS encoding Pr6Pr family membrane protein → MMRWWPYIRLAAAALAVAAIVAQLVRTLEIALAADTAWGAHLPTVFANFFSFFTILSNVLAAVVLAVGGVWGLTHRDARIEPTWLATLLVCASTYMIVTGVVYNTLLRGIALPQGATVAWSNEVLHVVIPLVLLADVLFAPRRRALGRGTVGIAALFPIVWVVYTLLRANLVTAPATGNPWWYPYPFLDPSLNGGYGGVALWVLLIAAIILATAALVVGIGRRRARP, encoded by the coding sequence ATGATGCGGTGGTGGCCCTACATCCGACTCGCGGCGGCGGCGCTCGCGGTGGCGGCGATCGTCGCGCAGCTCGTGCGCACCCTGGAGATCGCCCTCGCCGCAGACACCGCGTGGGGCGCGCACCTGCCCACCGTGTTCGCGAACTTCTTCAGCTTCTTCACGATCCTCTCCAACGTGCTGGCAGCGGTGGTGCTGGCCGTCGGCGGGGTCTGGGGGCTGACGCACCGCGACGCGAGAATCGAACCGACGTGGCTGGCGACGCTGCTCGTGTGCGCGAGCACCTACATGATCGTCACGGGCGTCGTCTACAACACGCTGCTCCGCGGGATCGCGCTGCCGCAGGGGGCCACGGTCGCCTGGTCGAACGAGGTGCTGCACGTCGTCATCCCGCTCGTCCTGCTCGCCGACGTGCTGTTCGCGCCGCGTCGTCGTGCCCTCGGCCGGGGCACCGTGGGGATCGCCGCGCTCTTCCCGATCGTGTGGGTCGTCTACACCCTGCTCCGCGCGAACCTCGTGACCGCACCCGCGACCGGGAACCCGTGGTGGTACCCGTACCCCTTCCTCGATCCCTCGTTGAACGGCGGCTACGGCGGCGTCGCGCTCTGGGTGCTCCTCATCGCCGCGATCATCCTCGCCACCGCCGCGCTCGTCGTGGGGATCGGGCGGCGTCGGGCCAGGCCGTGA